One genomic region from Rhodothermales bacterium encodes:
- a CDS encoding glycosyltransferase family 2 protein has product MSVVVPVFEEQRSLHELADEIRSTLTAADLSFEVILIDDGSTDGSWQVIEELHESDERFIGIQFRRNCGKSAALAVGFERASGTYIATLDADLQDDPAELPDMVEILRSGHDLVSGWKRVRQDPLGKKIPSRFFNFVTRRISGISLHDFNCGLKAYRSEAAKSVRVYGELHRYIPLLAKWEGYTRIAEKEVRHRPRKYGATKFGLERYIRGFLDLLTVLFITRFARRPMHFFGTLGSLAFVGGFLISLYLSYEKIVLGLPLGDRPLLLFGALMILLGAQLFLTGLLAEMIIKQRMEDSSTYDIAQVTGRRNSSAAPGHTRRQAGLPE; this is encoded by the coding sequence CTGTCCGTGGTTGTGCCGGTCTTCGAAGAACAGCGGTCTCTCCATGAACTAGCGGATGAAATCCGTTCGACCCTCACAGCCGCAGACCTGTCGTTCGAGGTGATCCTTATCGACGATGGCTCTACCGATGGCTCGTGGCAGGTCATCGAAGAGCTTCACGAGTCAGACGAGCGATTCATCGGAATTCAGTTCCGCAGGAATTGCGGCAAGTCCGCCGCGCTCGCCGTCGGATTCGAGCGGGCGTCCGGAACCTACATCGCGACCCTGGACGCGGATCTGCAGGACGACCCCGCAGAACTGCCGGACATGGTCGAGATCCTCCGGTCGGGTCACGACCTGGTCAGTGGCTGGAAACGCGTCAGGCAGGACCCGCTAGGAAAGAAGATCCCGAGCCGCTTCTTCAATTTCGTGACGAGGAGGATCTCCGGTATTTCGCTGCACGACTTCAACTGCGGACTGAAAGCGTACCGCAGCGAAGCTGCCAAATCGGTGAGGGTCTATGGCGAACTGCACCGCTATATTCCGCTGCTGGCTAAATGGGAGGGATACACGCGGATAGCCGAAAAGGAAGTCCGCCACCGCCCTCGCAAGTACGGCGCTACGAAGTTCGGTCTGGAGCGCTACATCCGCGGCTTTCTCGACCTGCTCACGGTGCTGTTCATCACGCGCTTCGCGCGTCGGCCCATGCATTTCTTTGGAACGCTGGGCTCACTCGCGTTCGTCGGTGGTTTCCTGATCAGCCTCTACCTGTCGTACGAGAAGATCGTACTCGGCCTGCCCCTCGGCGATCGGCCACTGCTGCTCTTCGGTGCACTCATGATTCTGCTCGGTGCACAACTGTTTCTGACAGGACTGCTCGCTGAGATGATTATCAAGCAGCGTATGGAGGACTCGTCGACGTACGATATTGCGCAGGTGACAGGCCGACGGAACTCCTCCGCGGCTCCCGGCCACACTCGTCGACAGGCTGGATTACCCGAATAG